One Edaphobacter flagellatus genomic region harbors:
- a CDS encoding molybdopterin molybdotransferase MoeA, with product MRSAEARGSGPVEGRIVSFDAALEIVLEQAAKLEPGHKEQIRLEDSLGRVLAEAVVADRDQPPFPRSTRDGFAVRAAEADAGSWLRVAGQVKAGESWNGRLTDDEGIEIMTGAPVPEGADAVVMIEHVEQQISGGHKVIKLAPARRIMAGENIVPRGSEAQAGGIVLAAGTELGPAAIALAAGCGAARLKVFAQPRVSILATGDELVDVHEEPGSAQIRNSNSYALAALVTQAGGISMRHPIAPDRRDDLERMIFAARNAELLLLSGGVSMGEYDLVEEVLLSMGAEFLFTGVKMQPGKPLVFGWLPARHGMPAIPFFGLPGNPVSTQVTFACFVEPLLRAMRGASVDSPRFVQATLGDCIDGKAGLTRILPARLVFNRVLPEVRLVVWHGSGDMAANARANCYAVLPEDVEKFQNGDVISVLLK from the coding sequence ATGAGATCGGCTGAGGCGCGTGGCAGCGGACCTGTCGAGGGGCGCATAGTGAGCTTCGATGCGGCCCTGGAAATCGTCCTTGAACAAGCAGCAAAGCTGGAACCAGGCCACAAGGAGCAGATACGCCTGGAGGATTCGCTTGGCCGTGTACTGGCAGAGGCTGTAGTTGCCGATAGAGACCAGCCTCCCTTCCCCCGCTCGACGCGCGATGGCTTCGCGGTGCGAGCCGCAGAGGCCGATGCGGGAAGCTGGCTTCGAGTCGCCGGGCAGGTAAAGGCAGGTGAATCCTGGAATGGTCGCCTGACAGACGATGAGGGGATCGAGATCATGACCGGAGCTCCAGTGCCGGAAGGAGCCGATGCCGTAGTGATGATCGAGCATGTAGAACAGCAGATCAGCGGCGGTCACAAAGTGATCAAGTTGGCACCGGCCCGACGAATCATGGCAGGAGAAAATATTGTGCCTCGCGGAAGCGAGGCGCAAGCTGGAGGCATAGTGCTCGCCGCTGGCACCGAATTAGGGCCGGCTGCGATTGCCTTGGCAGCGGGATGTGGTGCTGCACGGTTGAAAGTTTTTGCGCAACCACGAGTGTCGATACTGGCTACGGGCGACGAGTTGGTCGACGTCCATGAGGAACCTGGGTCAGCTCAGATTCGTAACTCAAACAGCTATGCGCTGGCTGCACTTGTAACGCAGGCGGGTGGAATATCTATGCGGCACCCTATTGCTCCGGATCGCCGCGATGATCTGGAGAGGATGATCTTCGCGGCACGCAACGCGGAGCTGCTGCTGCTCTCTGGCGGTGTTTCTATGGGAGAGTATGACCTGGTCGAAGAGGTCCTGCTCTCGATGGGGGCGGAGTTCTTGTTTACTGGCGTGAAGATGCAGCCAGGAAAGCCCCTGGTTTTCGGCTGGCTGCCGGCAAGACACGGCATGCCCGCCATTCCCTTCTTCGGGCTGCCTGGGAATCCCGTTTCGACGCAGGTCACATTCGCATGTTTTGTAGAGCCTCTGTTGCGAGCGATGCGCGGAGCCTCGGTCGACAGTCCACGTTTTGTTCAGGCGACTCTCGGCGATTGCATTGACGGGAAAGCCGGCCTGACACGCATACTTCCCGCTCGTCTTGTATTTAATCGGGTACTGCCCGAGGTGCGACTAGTGGTATGGCATGGCTCCGGAGATATGGCCGCTAATGCACGAGCCAACTGTTATGCAGTGCTGCCGGAGGACGTGGAAAAATTTCAGAACGGGGATGTGATCTCTGTTCTGCTCAAATAG
- a CDS encoding methyltransferase family protein encodes MTERTSWQRIARRIRVPLGFLFAVVFLWLAQPTWRTMALSLLLVAPGLWLRGYAAGYVKKNAELTRTGPYAYTRNPLYLGSMMIAFGFAWASGSWVIFVALAVLFLAIYLPTIRSEEAYLREHFAGFDAYAAAVPRLLPRLTAAKSDLPPGRFSQERYMHHREYNALMGAIAIYGALAARLVFFPR; translated from the coding sequence GTGACTGAACGAACGAGTTGGCAGCGAATCGCCCGGCGCATCCGCGTCCCCCTGGGCTTTTTGTTTGCGGTTGTGTTTCTGTGGCTTGCGCAGCCTACATGGCGAACAATGGCGCTGAGTCTTCTGCTAGTTGCGCCGGGGCTATGGTTGCGCGGCTATGCGGCCGGGTATGTGAAGAAGAATGCCGAGCTGACACGGACAGGGCCTTATGCGTATACCAGGAACCCGCTGTACCTGGGCTCGATGATGATCGCGTTCGGTTTTGCATGGGCATCGGGGAGTTGGGTGATTTTTGTGGCTCTCGCCGTATTGTTCCTGGCCATCTATCTGCCGACAATCCGGTCTGAAGAAGCCTATCTACGGGAACACTTTGCGGGATTTGACGCGTATGCCGCCGCAGTGCCGCGCCTGCTGCCGCGGTTAACTGCAGCGAAAAGTGACCTGCCGCCGGGGAGATTCTCGCAGGAGCGTTACATGCACCACCGCGAGTACAATGCTCTTATGGGTGCCATCGCCATCTACGGGGCGTTGGCGGCACGTCTGGTGTTCTTCCCGCGTTGA
- a CDS encoding putative signal transducing protein, whose product MADNEQDKEQKDTETPIAFDPERYVMIARYLVPMEAQMAKGVLESASLECFLHGENANNLLAPAFKARLMVHKKDEDAARKLLDTTSEGTTLPETTDEEHDD is encoded by the coding sequence ATGGCAGACAACGAACAAGACAAGGAACAGAAGGATACGGAAACTCCAATCGCGTTTGACCCCGAGCGGTATGTGATGATTGCCCGCTATCTGGTGCCAATGGAAGCGCAGATGGCGAAGGGAGTACTAGAGTCGGCGAGCCTGGAGTGCTTTCTGCACGGCGAGAACGCTAACAATCTATTGGCCCCGGCTTTCAAAGCTCGACTAATGGTGCACAAGAAGGACGAGGACGCGGCACGGAAGCTGCTGGATACGACGAGCGAGGGTACAACCCTGCCAGAGACGACGGACGAAGAGCATGACGACTGA
- a CDS encoding tetratricopeptide repeat protein, whose amino-acid sequence MAIGAPITKGDIKLTQDRSSDEKSRKYLYTFPISATGDFKGTGIAPGSYLAVVFSDDNKSIDYLDNITFAAGEDHLLNFDMTRKEYIDKMTPEERKQLEEYKKKNADVTAANAKIANLNALLTQARADTKAGNFDSAITAMQQATTQKPDEGILWVALGDAQLGSADAAAKAAKAAGKTATSDPTVQAKYTDAAASYKKAVDANAASKKPSAETAAAAYNQMGQALAKSGDGKGASDAYEQAAKTLPANAGMYYYNEAATLYNAGKLDDAAAAADKAIAADPKRADAYYIKGQSLIPKATVDPKTQKIVAPPGCVEAYQQFIELAPENEQARVEEVKGILTGIGAEVKSSFKATKGKK is encoded by the coding sequence ATGGCTATTGGCGCCCCCATTACCAAAGGCGACATTAAGCTGACACAGGACCGTAGCTCAGATGAGAAAAGCCGGAAATACCTTTACACCTTCCCGATCAGCGCTACGGGCGACTTTAAGGGAACCGGCATTGCTCCGGGATCTTACCTGGCAGTCGTGTTCTCGGATGACAACAAGAGCATCGACTACCTCGACAACATCACCTTTGCTGCTGGCGAAGATCACCTGCTGAATTTCGATATGACCCGCAAGGAGTACATCGACAAGATGACTCCCGAGGAGAGGAAGCAGCTGGAGGAGTACAAAAAGAAGAACGCCGATGTAACCGCAGCAAATGCAAAGATCGCCAATCTGAACGCATTGCTGACGCAGGCTCGCGCTGATACGAAGGCTGGCAATTTTGACTCGGCCATTACTGCGATGCAGCAGGCTACCACGCAGAAGCCAGATGAAGGCATCCTGTGGGTCGCCCTAGGTGATGCGCAGCTGGGCTCTGCTGACGCCGCTGCTAAGGCTGCTAAGGCCGCGGGCAAGACGGCTACGTCAGATCCAACCGTTCAGGCCAAGTATACCGACGCCGCTGCCTCGTACAAGAAAGCTGTCGATGCGAATGCTGCCTCGAAGAAGCCGAGCGCTGAAACAGCTGCCGCAGCCTATAACCAGATGGGTCAGGCGCTGGCAAAGAGCGGCGACGGTAAGGGAGCTTCGGACGCTTACGAGCAGGCCGCAAAGACATTGCCGGCAAACGCAGGCATGTACTACTACAACGAGGCGGCTACCCTGTATAACGCAGGTAAGCTGGACGACGCGGCTGCGGCTGCGGATAAGGCAATCGCTGCCGATCCGAAGCGCGCTGACGCATACTACATCAAGGGTCAGTCCCTGATTCCGAAGGCCACTGTCGATCCGAAGACACAGAAGATTGTTGCACCGCCAGGATGCGTCGAGGCTTACCAGCAATTCATCGAGCTTGCTCCTGAGAACGAGCAGGCGCGCGTCGAAGAAGTAAAGGGTATCCTGACCGGAATCGGCGCCGAGGTGAAGTCTAGCTTCAAGGCTACGAAGGGCAAGAAGTAG
- the egtD gene encoding L-histidine N(alpha)-methyltransferase — MSTTISAVTPSTCLETLPPSPLQAVAQEARAGLTASPKTLSPWLFYDVAGSQLFEQITELPEYYLTRTERSLFTAHADEIIERASEPCGNDPAPVLTLIELGAGTATKTGILLAAAVRRQRNVVYQPVDVSESALAAATENIRANIPGVTIRCQVADYTTQGLPLNRLPNTRTLALYIGSSIGNFSPEDARDVLRNLRAQLLPGDQLLLGTDLAPGTFKTVEMLKAAYDDDAGVTADFNKNVLIRLNRELGATFRPECFDHKTVWNTVESRIEMHLVARHAQQVHVPANAAGPALTISFFEGESIHTENSYKFTEARVEELLRSAGFRLTHAWHDSQRLFSVNLAMAV; from the coding sequence GTGTCAACGACCATCTCCGCTGTCACGCCATCAACTTGTCTTGAAACATTGCCTCCTTCTCCCCTCCAGGCCGTTGCACAGGAGGCACGCGCAGGCCTCACAGCATCGCCCAAGACGCTTTCTCCGTGGCTTTTTTATGATGTGGCGGGTTCACAGCTCTTTGAGCAGATCACCGAACTGCCGGAGTACTATCTAACGCGCACTGAGCGCAGTCTATTTACAGCACATGCCGATGAGATTATTGAAAGGGCATCGGAGCCTTGCGGCAATGATCCTGCACCTGTGCTGACACTCATTGAACTCGGTGCCGGTACTGCTACAAAAACAGGCATTCTTCTTGCTGCAGCAGTGCGTCGTCAGCGCAACGTCGTTTATCAGCCTGTCGATGTCTCTGAGTCCGCGCTGGCTGCTGCAACTGAAAACATTCGCGCCAATATCCCGGGAGTTACGATTCGATGTCAGGTCGCCGACTATACGACCCAGGGTTTACCGCTTAATCGCCTTCCCAATACCCGCACACTTGCGCTCTATATCGGTTCCAGCATTGGCAACTTTTCTCCTGAGGATGCACGCGATGTTTTGCGCAATCTTCGCGCACAGCTTCTGCCGGGCGACCAACTCCTCTTGGGCACAGATCTTGCTCCTGGCACCTTTAAAACTGTCGAAATGCTTAAGGCCGCTTACGACGACGATGCGGGTGTAACCGCGGACTTCAATAAAAATGTACTCATCCGCCTCAATCGTGAACTGGGCGCCACCTTCCGTCCAGAGTGCTTTGACCACAAAACCGTCTGGAACACGGTGGAGTCGCGCATCGAGATGCACCTCGTTGCGCGCCATGCACAGCAGGTGCATGTCCCCGCGAACGCAGCAGGCCCGGCATTAACGATCTCCTTCTTTGAAGGTGAAAGCATTCATACGGAGAACAGTTACAAATTCACTGAAGCACGGGTTGAAGAGCTGCTTCGCTCTGCAGGATTCAGGCTTACGCATGCCTGGCACGATTCCCAACGTCTCTTTTCCGTCAATCTCGCGATGGCCGTCTAA
- a CDS encoding VIT1/CCC1 transporter family protein, with the protein MSNPTGVQPQPADRAHVETHFESGEMVRDIVIGLSDGLTVPFALAAGLSGAIASSRIVVLAGLAEIAAGSIAMGLGGFLAARGDAEHYVSERLREEREVVERVRDEEEEIYEIFEQYDVPRASAAPVLEALKKNPTKWVDFMMRFELGLEEPKANRALSSALTIAGSYIAGGLIPLLPYMLVSENLLALKLSAVITLLALGIFGALKGRLIGTGWLRSAVQTVLIGGAAASVAYLLARILNGHAG; encoded by the coding sequence ATGAGCAACCCAACCGGAGTTCAGCCGCAACCTGCCGATCGCGCCCACGTAGAAACCCATTTCGAGTCAGGTGAGATGGTTCGGGATATCGTCATCGGTCTTTCCGACGGTTTGACCGTGCCTTTTGCTTTGGCTGCGGGGCTTTCTGGTGCCATTGCATCATCGCGTATCGTTGTGCTGGCGGGGTTGGCGGAGATTGCTGCGGGGTCGATTGCCATGGGGTTAGGTGGCTTTCTTGCCGCACGCGGCGATGCCGAGCACTATGTCTCCGAACGTCTTCGTGAAGAGCGTGAGGTGGTCGAGCGTGTACGTGACGAAGAGGAGGAGATCTATGAGATCTTCGAGCAGTACGATGTTCCCCGCGCCAGTGCCGCGCCAGTGCTCGAGGCTCTGAAAAAGAATCCCACCAAATGGGTCGACTTCATGATGCGTTTCGAGCTTGGACTGGAGGAGCCCAAGGCCAACCGGGCACTCAGTTCCGCGCTTACCATCGCCGGGTCGTATATCGCCGGTGGACTGATCCCCTTGCTGCCTTACATGCTTGTCAGTGAGAACCTTCTGGCGCTGAAGCTCTCAGCTGTTATTACATTGCTGGCTCTCGGCATCTTCGGCGCTCTTAAGGGTAGACTCATCGGAACTGGCTGGCTGCGCAGTGCGGTCCAGACAGTTCTTATTGGCGGGGCTGCTGCCTCAGTTGCCTATCTTTTAGCGCGTATTCTCAATGGCCACGCTGGATAG
- a CDS encoding DUF5666 domain-containing protein, producing the protein MKPVFGRRILAILIATGLAGAAAAQEIPGRGEMALGNGQMVRGTVTATASDHLTIKTDAGETYQVALSPNTRMMKNREPLKPTDVKVGDGVGAMGELDAPKKTVHALFVAVMDAEQVKKLREGLGKEYIAGKVTAIDEVKLTILRPDNVTQVIEVDETTSFRRGGGRRNYQSANGNSFSSMPGQSAGAGQVNTGGESITLAEIKVGDMVTGQGSVKHGVFVPTTLAVIPPTAMTQRMHRNGEGASGTASPAPKQ; encoded by the coding sequence ATGAAACCGGTTTTTGGACGACGAATATTGGCAATACTGATTGCGACAGGATTGGCAGGCGCTGCAGCAGCGCAGGAGATTCCCGGACGCGGCGAGATGGCGCTTGGGAACGGGCAGATGGTACGTGGGACAGTAACCGCTACTGCATCCGATCATCTGACGATCAAGACCGATGCAGGCGAGACCTATCAGGTCGCCTTGAGTCCTAACACCCGCATGATGAAGAACCGGGAGCCGCTTAAACCTACAGATGTCAAGGTGGGCGATGGCGTCGGCGCCATGGGCGAGCTGGACGCTCCAAAGAAGACCGTGCATGCGCTCTTCGTCGCCGTGATGGATGCCGAGCAGGTGAAGAAGCTGCGAGAAGGACTAGGCAAGGAATACATAGCTGGCAAAGTAACGGCCATCGACGAGGTGAAGCTGACGATACTGCGTCCCGATAATGTAACTCAGGTGATCGAAGTGGACGAAACAACCTCGTTCCGCAGAGGCGGCGGACGACGGAACTATCAGTCGGCAAATGGAAATAGCTTCAGCTCCATGCCAGGACAATCTGCAGGAGCAGGGCAAGTCAACACCGGCGGGGAGAGCATTACGTTAGCCGAGATCAAAGTGGGCGATATGGTTACGGGACAGGGCTCAGTCAAGCATGGTGTTTTCGTGCCAACGACTCTGGCCGTCATACCACCCACTGCGATGACACAACGGATGCACCGCAATGGCGAAGGGGCGTCTGGAACGGCATCTCCTGCTCCGAAGCAATAG
- a CDS encoding DUF3108 domain-containing protein, whose product MDWRVFSAAIASFQIEQQGTTQKITATADTVGAVTMLFPVIDRFQAGFDTKTGCSAGFSKQTQEGRRKISSDLSFDYKEGKQTLTERNLVKGTTKQLTASIPACVSDSLSAIFYVGSQPLVVGQNFRFPLADSMRTVTVTMKVEAKEEVKTPAGVFQTVRVQPTADEGIVKNRGKIWIWYTDDARHIPVQVKASLFWGTITARLQSYETK is encoded by the coding sequence GTGGACTGGCGCGTATTTTCCGCCGCGATTGCTTCGTTCCAAATCGAGCAGCAGGGCACGACCCAGAAGATTACAGCCACTGCCGATACGGTAGGCGCGGTAACCATGCTGTTTCCGGTAATCGACCGCTTTCAGGCAGGCTTCGATACAAAAACGGGTTGTTCCGCGGGCTTCTCGAAGCAGACGCAAGAGGGGCGACGAAAGATCTCCAGTGACCTGAGCTTCGATTACAAAGAAGGTAAGCAGACCCTGACAGAGCGCAACCTGGTAAAGGGAACGACGAAGCAGCTTACGGCTTCCATTCCGGCGTGCGTGAGCGATTCGTTGTCGGCGATCTTTTATGTGGGATCGCAGCCACTCGTGGTGGGGCAGAACTTCCGGTTTCCTCTGGCTGACTCGATGCGCACGGTCACTGTGACGATGAAGGTCGAGGCCAAGGAAGAGGTCAAGACACCGGCGGGAGTCTTCCAGACAGTGCGCGTACAGCCGACGGCGGACGAAGGAATTGTGAAGAATCGCGGCAAGATCTGGATTTGGTACACCGACGATGCACGACACATCCCGGTACAGGTAAAAGCGAGTTTGTTCTGGGGAACCATTACGGCCCGGCTGCAGTCTTATGAGACGAAGTGA
- the moaC gene encoding cyclic pyranopterin monophosphate synthase MoaC — protein sequence MQSQAQEERTLAKLSHYDDKGQAHMVDVSAKTATKREARARAFVELSPEALAALPDNPKGNPLEVARFAGIQAAKQTSTLIPMCHALALSFVDVDVRVVESGVAIEATAMTVAGTGVEMEAMVAASTAALTVYDMTKALDKGIRIREIELVFKSGGKSGEWRR from the coding sequence ATGCAGTCGCAGGCTCAGGAGGAGCGAACATTGGCAAAGCTGTCACATTATGACGATAAGGGCCAGGCGCACATGGTAGATGTCAGCGCAAAGACTGCGACGAAGCGAGAAGCGCGCGCGCGCGCGTTTGTCGAGCTTTCGCCGGAAGCTCTTGCTGCACTACCCGACAATCCCAAAGGTAATCCTCTTGAAGTAGCGCGGTTCGCGGGAATACAAGCGGCAAAGCAGACATCGACGTTGATTCCCATGTGCCACGCTTTAGCCTTGAGCTTTGTAGACGTCGATGTGCGAGTAGTGGAAAGCGGCGTGGCGATCGAAGCTACCGCGATGACAGTGGCTGGAACGGGAGTTGAGATGGAGGCGATGGTCGCCGCCTCTACTGCGGCACTGACAGTTTATGACATGACCAAAGCCCTCGATAAGGGTATTCGCATCCGCGAGATTGAGCTGGTTTTCAAAAGCGGCGGAAAGAGTGGCGAATGGCGAAGATAA
- the egtB gene encoding ergothioneine biosynthesis protein EgtB → MTPVSVEKHKSSVSSILARYKAARRETLMWASRLTPEDMMVQSCPEASPVKWHLAHTSWFFETFVLTEFLAGYIAFHPDFRWLFNSYYNALGEMPEKKLRSSFSRPPLDLILAYRSHVDAAIERLLQHPAEDEAARRILLGIEHEQQHQELIATDIKHALFTNPLHPAYIERAPESVPDSTIAPPLGWIEHAPGLTEVGVTPDPISIDAFAFDNETPRHPVYIAPFQLATRLVTCAEYLAFMEQNGYSRPELWLSEGWTTMRVEGWQAPLYWQRDPAAKAGWSIYTLHGFMPLEDLSETPVCHISFFEADAYARWAGYRLPTEFEWEHAVSQLGILRKESALQPSLLTYVEPAKQPNDVAATEANLAESGVLHPTTASALPGLQQAFGDVWEWTASPYTGYPGYAPLPGALGEYNGKFMSSQMVLRGGSCVTPATHIRATYRNFFAPATRWQFSGLRLAKDAPR, encoded by the coding sequence ATGACCCCAGTTTCTGTAGAAAAACATAAGAGTTCGGTTTCCTCCATCCTGGCTCGTTACAAGGCGGCGCGTCGAGAGACCCTTATGTGGGCCAGTCGGCTCACTCCCGAGGACATGATGGTGCAGTCCTGTCCAGAGGCAAGTCCCGTCAAATGGCATCTTGCGCACACCAGCTGGTTCTTCGAAACATTCGTCCTGACGGAGTTTCTCGCCGGTTATATCGCCTTTCATCCCGATTTCCGTTGGCTCTTCAACAGTTATTACAACGCACTCGGAGAGATGCCCGAGAAGAAGCTCCGTTCTTCCTTCTCACGCCCCCCGCTCGACCTCATCCTCGCCTACCGCTCCCATGTGGATGCAGCAATCGAGCGGCTGCTGCAGCACCCTGCCGAGGATGAAGCTGCGCGCCGCATACTGCTTGGTATTGAGCACGAACAGCAGCACCAGGAGTTGATTGCAACTGACATTAAGCATGCGCTCTTCACCAATCCGCTCCACCCCGCCTACATAGAGCGAGCGCCTGAAAGCGTTCCTGATAGTACCATCGCACCGCCACTCGGTTGGATTGAGCATGCTCCTGGTCTCACCGAAGTGGGTGTAACGCCAGATCCAATTTCCATTGATGCATTTGCGTTCGATAACGAAACCCCGCGCCATCCTGTTTACATCGCTCCATTCCAACTTGCTACGCGGCTCGTTACCTGTGCCGAATATCTCGCGTTCATGGAGCAGAACGGCTATAGCCGCCCGGAGCTCTGGCTCTCTGAAGGCTGGACGACGATGCGCGTCGAAGGCTGGCAGGCGCCGCTATATTGGCAGCGTGATCCTGCAGCGAAGGCTGGTTGGAGCATATACACGCTCCACGGGTTTATGCCTCTTGAAGATTTGAGTGAGACACCGGTTTGTCATATCAGCTTCTTCGAAGCAGATGCCTATGCACGCTGGGCAGGGTATCGCCTTCCCACAGAGTTTGAGTGGGAGCACGCTGTCTCGCAACTCGGTATTTTGCGCAAGGAATCAGCATTGCAGCCCTCGCTGTTGACCTATGTTGAGCCTGCAAAGCAGCCCAACGACGTTGCGGCTACTGAAGCGAACCTGGCCGAGTCGGGCGTTCTTCATCCTACAACGGCAAGCGCGCTGCCTGGGTTGCAGCAGGCCTTCGGTGATGTGTGGGAGTGGACCGCCAGCCCTTATACCGGTTATCCCGGCTATGCGCCTCTGCCTGGTGCGCTTGGCGAGTACAACGGCAAATTTATGAGCTCTCAGATGGTGTTGCGCGGTGGTTCCTGCGTTACGCCGGCTACGCATATTCGCGCGACCTACCGCAACTTCTTTGCTCCGGCCACACGCTGGCAGTTTTCCGGCCTGCGCTTGGCAAAGGATGCTCCGCGGTAA
- the waaC gene encoding lipopolysaccharide heptosyltransferase I — translation MATRDQQWSSAEIRRMLIVRIGAMGDVLHAMPAVAAMRAAHPDWSIEWVVEPRWSPLLKAADATNRSAAMPLVDKVHLAATREWKKSPLSAKALRDIASLRHELRGGGFDVCVDMQGSIRSAVIGRMTGARTFAGPAHPWEAPARWLYANKVSVSSAHVVEQGCELLGAAIGEALHPAKVTLPVDMHAEELCASRLRQLDKEAGFVLIAAGAGWGAKQWPAERFGAVAAELDRAGYRVLINAYSQEDTLANEVVLASGGRAVVFPCDMAELIAATRRMALVIAGDTGPLHLAAALERPVVALFGPTDPKRNGPYGTEARVLRHGAERRDHRRLHEPETGLLEITVDEVVGAAFDLLQGRTGVDAGKVVK, via the coding sequence TTGGCGACTCGGGACCAACAGTGGAGCAGTGCAGAGATCCGGCGGATGCTGATCGTACGGATCGGCGCCATGGGCGATGTGCTGCATGCGATGCCTGCGGTCGCGGCCATGAGAGCAGCCCATCCTGATTGGTCGATCGAGTGGGTGGTGGAGCCGAGATGGTCTCCTCTGTTGAAGGCCGCGGATGCTACTAATCGCAGCGCGGCGATGCCTCTGGTGGATAAGGTTCATCTTGCCGCTACGCGGGAGTGGAAGAAGAGTCCGCTTTCCGCGAAGGCCTTGAGGGATATTGCTTCGCTGCGGCATGAACTGCGTGGTGGTGGGTTTGATGTGTGCGTGGATATGCAGGGTTCGATACGGTCGGCTGTGATTGGCAGGATGACCGGTGCCAGAACGTTTGCCGGGCCTGCCCATCCATGGGAAGCTCCGGCGCGATGGTTGTATGCGAATAAAGTATCGGTGTCGTCGGCGCATGTTGTCGAGCAAGGGTGTGAGTTGTTGGGTGCAGCTATTGGCGAAGCATTGCACCCGGCTAAGGTAACCCTGCCGGTCGATATGCATGCAGAAGAACTCTGCGCGTCCCGACTGCGCCAACTAGATAAAGAAGCAGGTTTTGTGCTGATAGCTGCCGGGGCTGGCTGGGGAGCGAAGCAATGGCCAGCGGAGCGCTTTGGTGCAGTGGCAGCAGAGTTGGATCGTGCTGGGTACCGCGTACTGATCAACGCTTATTCGCAGGAAGATACGCTTGCCAATGAGGTTGTGCTCGCAAGCGGCGGGCGGGCTGTTGTGTTTCCGTGTGATATGGCGGAGCTGATTGCTGCGACTCGACGGATGGCGTTGGTGATTGCTGGGGATACGGGGCCTCTGCATCTCGCGGCTGCACTGGAGCGCCCTGTGGTGGCGCTGTTTGGCCCAACCGATCCCAAGCGTAATGGACCTTATGGCACAGAAGCGCGTGTATTACGGCATGGCGCGGAGCGACGCGATCACAGGCGGTTGCATGAGCCAGAAACCGGGCTGCTGGAGATTACTGTGGATGAGGTTGTTGGTGCCGCCTTCGATCTGCTGCAGGGACGAACGGGCGTCGATGCAGGTAAGGTAGTGAAGTGA
- the queC gene encoding 7-cyano-7-deazaguanine synthase QueC has product MDSTVCAALAARDYDVYALHFSYGQRTEAKELASAKEIARLTGAKEFLPLKIDLFRQIGGSALTDSTIAVPDAPVEEAAIGAEVPVTYVPFRNAHFLSAAVSWAEVLGAKRVFIGAVEQDSSGYPDCRPAYYDAFNELIRRGTKEGDIRIETPLIHMRKSEIVRLGVELGAPFHVSWSCYSGESEACGVCESCVLRLRAFREAGGTDPIPYASLPSASKR; this is encoded by the coding sequence ATGGATTCAACCGTATGCGCAGCCCTGGCAGCGAGAGACTATGACGTCTATGCCCTTCACTTTAGCTATGGGCAGCGGACCGAGGCCAAGGAGCTGGCTTCAGCAAAGGAGATTGCACGGCTGACGGGCGCGAAGGAATTTCTGCCGTTGAAAATCGATCTCTTCCGACAAATTGGAGGCTCGGCCCTGACCGACTCAACAATTGCGGTCCCGGATGCTCCGGTCGAGGAGGCAGCGATCGGGGCAGAAGTACCAGTGACCTATGTGCCATTCCGCAATGCTCATTTTCTTTCTGCAGCAGTGAGCTGGGCCGAGGTTTTGGGGGCCAAGCGCGTGTTTATCGGGGCCGTAGAGCAGGATAGCTCCGGCTATCCGGACTGCAGGCCCGCGTACTATGACGCCTTCAACGAACTGATCCGCAGGGGCACCAAAGAGGGCGATATTCGTATCGAGACGCCACTTATCCATATGCGGAAGAGCGAGATCGTGCGGCTTGGAGTTGAATTGGGCGCGCCATTCCATGTAAGTTGGTCATGCTATTCCGGCGAAAGCGAGGCATGCGGCGTTTGCGAAAGCTGTGTGCTGCGCCTGCGGGCATTTCGTGAGGCCGGCGGTACGGATCCGATACCTTACGCGAGTTTGCCTTCTGCATCAAAAAGGTAG